One window of Desulfobulbaceae bacterium genomic DNA carries:
- the rpsQ gene encoding 30S ribosomal protein S17 — protein sequence MTDPIKKRRTLEGVVVSDKMTSSIVIETARLVPHKLYGKMIRRHKKYMADDPENICTIGDQVIIEECRPLSKNKRWRLREIVKKAD from the coding sequence ATGACTGATCCTATTAAAAAAAGAAGAACATTAGAAGGGGTAGTTGTAAGCGATAAGATGACAAGTAGTATTGTCATTGAAACAGCACGATTAGTTCCTCATAAATTATATGGCAAAATGATACGTCGGCACAAAAAATATATGGCTGACGACCCTGAAAATATCTGCACAATCGGAGATCAGGTAATCATAGAAGAATGTCGTCCTTTGAGTAAGAATAAAAGATGGCGGTTGCGTGAGATTGTAAAAAAAGCTGATTAA